ACTGACTGGAAGAGGATCACTAGACGGAATGGGAATTAGCACTAATCCCTGCGAACGCGGCCCTAGACGATAGTCTAGTCTGCTGTATGTCTGTAAAGATATGCACACAAAGGTGAAATGCGTGTACATTCAAGTCTTTTATCTTTCATCTAAACATAAGTCATTGAACTTGATAAGTacatcttaaaaataaatacagcaaGTAACAATTGTGTTTTCTGATATGTGCATAAGTCAAATGTGTCCAAGTAATAAGCACTCAGATTCACCCAAACAACCCATAGAATGATGTAATCACTTATTCTTCACTGTCTCCATCAATGTTGGTGGTTATGGATGTAGATGTGATACTGTGTCTCCAAGAAACAAACTTCAGGCAGGTCACTGCCTATGTTTCCCCCTTCAATAACCAAATTTCATGTTCAGTTTTGAATCGTTTATGAGGTAAAAGCTATATCaggtttttttcttattcagGTAATTATAAGCTTTATTGTAAACCTTCTACCAGAGGTCACAATAGGGTGTAAAGCTGTGTCATGTGACTCCGTAAGCTGTGTTTGGTTTGCAAATCTGAGAACCAGTGACGGGACGCGCATGAAATACATCCGCAGGTCAGGCTGTATTAATAAGACGCAAAGCCGCTCAACGCTAAGTACAGGAATAAGGGAATTCTGGAGTGAGCGgaatggatttttttctttttgtcataTTTAGTCTGTTCATATTGTAGAACATCTTTTCATGCAATCATGCAGTGTTATTCACAGACcctattttgatttgattatatatatatatatatatatatatatatatatatatatatatatatatatatatatatatagtgtaaaCTATGGAATCCCTTTTGGGATTTATGGAATTCCATCCATGCGCTTCCATAGTAAACAGAAACTGTTAACACAGTGAACAGATGTGGTTTCAGATGATGACGATGATATATCTGACATGACAACAATGTTTGAACAATCTCTTTTTCAATTGAATATGTTCAGCTTGTCTGTGGGAAGGTTAAGCAGTGAGGTTAAAATGGTTCCCTTTGTCTTCTATTTGAGTGCCAACTGCATTATGCCTCAGTTCATGAGAAGAtttgtctttttgtttaaaacactGCCATTATTGATGTCACTGATCCAGTCTGGCCTTGACAAACTCCCCAATAAGAGCTTTGAAGAATCTGTGCACACCTTTGTCCTTTTCAGCTAAAGATAATGGTATTGTAAAATCCAGCTAACACGCCCTTAATAGCAAATAGTCTAGCTTTATTCTCTTCCAAATGTCCTAGTTTGTTTCTCAGGAGAGTTTTGTCGTTGGCAGCGACATGTCAGTGATGTGAGAACTGTGTTTATCCACCGAGGTGgatccttaaaaaaaaatggactgCAAACTGTTTTAGATCGTTTAAggtctctttcttttttctttcgaTTTCTTTGTGTTGGTCTCTCAACTTGTGGTTCTAGTTAATTTTTCTCCCTGTATACCCGCAAGCAGACAGGCCTCCTGTGGCCCAGAGAGTGGAGAATGAGTATACAGACCCAAACTgacccgaagaaacaaggggtgtGGTGGCAAATTCCAGCCGCCATGCCTCAGGGGCTGCTGACAGAAATGGCAAACACAGGTGGGGAGTTTTGGTCCAGCGCAGACCTGGAGCCAAAGCTGAATCAGAAGCCAGGAAGACTTGACCTCGCTGAAACTGCTGCACAGTGGCTTCgcttcacacatacacacactgtatGCTTCGGCCGCCCCTGTACATTGTGTGAATGTAGACATTGTTTCATACCAGTGAGGTGGAAGAGGAGGCCTGTGTACAGATAGGGGTGGATGGGTGGGCACATCAGTTTCATGGGGATTTATTCAAGATGTCTTAAGAGAATGTTGAAAATAAGGGAAGAGGCCGATCGAAGGATGTAGGTATCATTATTTAGCCCTGATGTCGCTTGTATTCTATTCAGGGTTCTCACAATCATGGGAAAAAAtggaaatgaaaatatataatgtgaTTTCTAGGCCTGGAAAAAGcatagtaattaataaaatcttaaagAAGTCAGACAATTTTTAGAGTAAACTGATTTtgcataaatgaatgaacaTAATGAATGAACAGTGAATGATGGTATATAAATTAACACTTACCTAATAACTGTTGTGAAAATGTTGGTTATTATGCATTAATgccacagcaaaatctccagagttaaatcaactctgttcagagtacatatggtccgtctctaaatagtgttaaaataacactgaggcagagttaaagttaatgagataattaagcaattaattaagtgatgattgtgcgttagtgatgaacacctgctgttaacaagcactgaagaaaaaaaaaacacaagaactacaactgacttcagtcacagccatATTAatcgcttaattatctcattaactttaaatctggttcagtgttactttaagactatttagagagggaccatatgtactctgagcagagttgatttaactttggggattttactgtgatGAATTGAgtcttattttaaagtgttaccatttttttctagttgctcaaatattttttttcattgttaaatAATTTCTCTTTGCAAGTGCAatctttataaaattattattattattattagaaataAATCCATACTGTAGACCTTATCAGCttggctcatgaatattaattaggtgATGTAATGTCCACCCAGTAGTCCTAACTGAAAGGCAAGTAAGTGAGGGCTAACCATAGTAAATTACCACTTACTAATTGCACGTCCATTCAGTCCAAAGCGACTGGTAAAGACTTTGCTTGGTCTTAAAGATAAGGTTTTATGTGGCCGTGTATAATCTTTTATTTGTATGGTGATTATTTCACAAAAAGTAGGGGTGACATGTCCCTCCAGTATATATGAAAGActagaaaagtcatggaaattcgGTGGTCTAAAAGTGTGGGAACCTTGTCTATTAGCTCTGCCACATCATTTATAAAGTATAATGTTTCTCACCAAATGTCtccatgtatatatttcaactactgaaaaaagaaaacccAAAAGCTTTCAGTTGTTAAATACGTTTGCACACAATTGGACTAACTAATTGCTGTTGTGTAAGAGAGTGTGGTAACAGGAGTCCCCCTGGGCCCATATGCTGAGGGCAGATGGACTGCGGGTTATTGAAGGATACGTTGAATATGATCAACCACTCCAGACGGCCCATAACAGGTGAGGACCACCAGCGTGAGCTGCTCTAATCTCATTTAAATTTCATCAGCCATTTCTCCAAACCATTTCAAGTGTGTTGTGCATGCATTCATTATAAGTGAGTGAAATGTTTATCTAAATCTGCCTCATGTCTTCATACTTGTAATTTCTCAAATCAGCAGCTTTTGCTTAAATCCTAAGTAAAGACTCTACAGCAACCACACAGCTCGAATGTTTTCCTGAGCCTTTTCATCTGAGGGGGATTTTCAGTGGCTTATTTTCATTTACACTGAGAGGTTTGTCCTCACTCCATTTATTTCCTCTAATGCTCCTGATCATTATAGCATTTCTGGAAACGTTCCAGACATAATTGCATTTCAAAACAAATCAACAAAGCAACACTAATTCCATTATAACCCCTATAAAAACACAAGTATAGAATGCCAAAACTTTCTGTCTATTATGTACACACGCACATACATATTTGTACACAGTTGCACTCACATGCACATGACGACAATCGTGATGTTAAAAAGCAACACACCCATTCTTTAAAGCCCGCACATAGATGCATATCATGCGTCTTCAGTGAGATAATAAGAGAATAATTGAGGGAAGAAAGAGGAGAAGGATATCTGATGTTTGCAGTGTGGGGGATgagggtgtgtttgtgtgtacggAGGGGGCGAGCTGTGGGGGCGGAGAAAAAAGTGCTGGCTCGCCTCCAGCGCTGACGAAAGCTGCTTAACCCTCCCAGTTACCATAGAGACTGTCAGGCGCAGCCAccagtgagagagaaagagagcgaggCGGGGAGAACACCAACAAGCAAAGGCAGCGGATAGAAGTGGAAAGGGAGAGGAAAAGGAAAGAAGCAGTTAGAGACAAGGTGAAATAAAgggagaagaagaaagaaagaaaaacagaggGTGCAGTAGACAGTGGCAGAGATGGAGGTTCAAAACGAATGCAGTGAACCGCCTCCATGTGACCCACAGCCACCAGGAAAGCTCAACAAAGCCGCCTTCAAGCTGTTCAGCAAGCGCAAGTCCGGCAGCAGCATGCCGAGTATTTTCTCTGTCAGGAACAAAGGGGAGTCCACCGGTAAAGCCGCTGGCAAGACGCTAGAGCTCGTTAGGAGCAAAACCCATGATGGCTTAATAACGGACACTCCTTCGGAGCTTGACGGCCACCGGAAAGAGGAATCTTCCAGTAGTGACCAGCTCCACGCCGGCACACCAGATGGTGTATCCAACGCCCCCCTCCGCAGCTCCATCACCAAGTCTTTCAGCTTCTTCTCGTTACTGCGCCGGAGCAGCAGCCGTGCAGGGGATGGAACTACTACGGTGGGACGACGAGGACGAGGACTTAAGGGGCTATTCAGCAGCATGCGTTGGCGGCGGAAGCCCCAGGTTCAAGAGGACTCTGTGGAGGTAGCCAAAGAGGTGAAGGAGGGAGAACTAATACTTTCCCCTAGCTCTGGCAGTGTGGAAACAGAGAAGGACATGACACTGACCCTTGAGCCCCTGCCACAAGTGTTTGAGAAGACTCCTCTCCCAGGGGATGCTGAGAAATGGAAGGCAACATCTATGCAAGAATTTCAGGGTACTAATGAAGTGGAGTGTGGTTACTCTGGTCCTCCTCTTTCCCAACAACATACAGTCACTGAAGAGTCTCCTGCTCCTTCTCCAGTCCGAATTCAGACAGGAGGGCTCCaacatgataaaaacattggTTCAGAACTTTTGTCCTCCATTCCGACCTGTGCTTTGACCCCTCCAATGGAGCACAGCACAGCTGACCCACAATCCGAGCAATCTGTGGATCGCTTATGCTCCATGTTCACCGATGTTACTTCACTAAAAAGCTTTGATTCTTTAACAGGCTGTGGTGACATCATTGCTGACCCAGAAGAGGATTCTGGGAATGGGGGAAGTGCCACGAGCAGTGGAACCGGTAGCAGTAGCGGGGGCTGCATGGGTCGCAGATTAAGTGGAGCCGGGACAAACTCTGAGAGATGCTCTCCTGCCAAGCCTCCACTTCCTCCCCAGGTCAGTAGTCTTACATCTATCCATGCTTCTTGCTACATTCCAGCCCACCAAAGACCACGTGCAGCCCCCAAAAAGCCACAGGGTAGTGGAGTTGTTGCTTACATGGGCGGAGGGGAGGAGATGGCTAGTCCTGAGGGTGTTGATGATGCTGACATGCAGGGTCTATGGCATATGTTGCCCCAGAAGGTTGAAGACTCCCCAGTGCTGCGACGTACAGAGCCTGTTCTGCATCATGCACCAACCCGGCTTGAGAAGAGGCCACCTCAAGTGAAGGCACTTGGGCTCAGTAAGATCCCAGTGAGCGGAGTTAGCAAGATGGGAAAGCAGCAATCCTCTCGTCCCTCACCTCCCCCTTTTGATAAAGAACTCCAGGATGCCCCACCAAGTGATGAAGGCTACTGGGACTCTCCCACACCTGGCCCAGAGGATGAGGACAGCACCTTCCTCCGTCGGGACAGCCTGCTGAAGGACAGCTGTTCTGGTGATGCGCTCTACGACCTCTATGACCCCGACAGCCCTAGTGCTGCTGGCTCAGACGATGACGTGAGTTCACCAACAAAATCTGCAGGTGACCTAAAAATGAACTTACCTTCTCCGAAATGCTCGTCTTCCGTCACTTCCTCATTCCGATCCATGAAAGGCAGCACCAGCCTGCCTCGCGATTCCAAGATCCCCATTAGTGTGAGGCAAACACCACCATCCCACTCTTCCAGCCAAGGAGCGCTGTCTTCTAATCTTAGCCCCACTTCAACCACTCCTCCTAAAAAGACTGATGCCCCACCACGCACTCGAATCCCTGTCTCGAAGGTTCCTGTCCGTCGTTCTGGCAACAAAAGCACCCCCACCTCACAAAGCAGGAAGTAGAAAGCTTGGAGGCCCATCAGATGTTTCTGAAAATAGAAATCTATCACAAGAGCTTTAGgccaaaacaatgttttttgatatgaagcaatcAACCTCCACTTTTTTGATTTCACCCGTCTACTGAGGACTATATCTTAACTGTTTTTAcatctttaaaatgaattgtgATGTTGCATATTACCCTAATATTATTAAGAGTTTTGTAGAATGCACTGCAATATGTAACACATGAGATTCATAATAATGTAAGCTTGAGGGTTTTTTATTTACCTTACCAGCCTTTCAAAGAGGAATAATACGGTGAGATCCTAAGAAGAATGTTTAATATCAAAAAACTTCTCATTCTCTTCCAATGGAATATGTGAAACTGTGTTAATTTCTTGCTTTGTCATCCCATAGGCACTGTGTAAAACGCAGCTGCGATCTTCATCTCTCCAGTATTTTACACGTAATAAATTTTAGAACTGTGTGAGATGAAACCAAGCACTTGACACTCCTAAATAAAGCTGCATGGAGTCTTGTACACTCAAACTGGATCAGGGAACACAGCCTTTTGTTCGAGACACACTTTCGTATCACACAACGTGACTTCCTATTGATAATGATGAAAAGAAAATCGTTCTTTTTACCGAATCTCCACTTTTGTAACTCTTTTATATTGGACAAGGACCTCCCTGTGACCTCACTGTGGATATGTGTGCACtgcttgttttgtcttttgGAAAACACGacttgcaaaaaataaatctcTCCGGATCATATTCACAGTGATTTGTACTACTCTTGCTAACCTGGACATACTGAGCGGATATTTCTGAATGTAGCATGACATCACTCTACACACAGGTCTGTTTTTTTGCCTGCTCACTGCTCAATGAATAAAGGAGAGAAAGATATGGAGAAGCCCATATGTATCAAGAGTTAACTGTCTTCCGTCATGTGGTTGTTTTCCTGGAGATGTCATCAACCTTTGGCTCTCAGATTTGTGAGCAATCACTGCAGAAATCATTTGcttaatcagtgtttttttctggttttccagtatataaaaaaatcctTACAATGGAtgaaatttacatttacatttttttaatattttacaagaaaaaaatagtgattaacaaaataattttttgcagTATTTGACTTCAGTCTCAATCAGTACGATTTTTTACCGTTTTTTAAAAACTCTTCACCACTGGGACATTTTATTTGTAAGCTGTAAAACATTTTCTCTTCAGAAGGCCCATTCCTTCTTTCTTTTATGATATGCTCCCTTTCTTTTATGATATGCTACCTTTCTTTAAATTGttcattatttaataaataaaacaactcTCTGTGTACATTCAGGAAGTGGACATCTATTCAAGTGCGATTACATGCATCATTTTCCACACACATAACAGGGCCATGTGGGCAGCTTAGATGTTATCAATTTTAATCGCAGAGATGTAAAGAGCATCACGGTTGTCTTTTTTGCAGCCAGCCACAGTCTGCTGGGATTTCAATTTCACCCGTTAGGAAGGAAGAAGAAAGTTGGTCTGGGTTCAGCTGTCGGTGTGAATCCGGTTGACAAAGGGAGGTGTTTACTGTGGGTAATGGGGGAAAATTATGGGCTTCTATTGTCATGGATCTGTTATTGATGTGGTTTTGGGAGAGCGAGGTGAAAGAAGGAAGTGCGTGTGGAGTGAATACAGATAAGAAAGAGCTATGCTCGATTTAGTGCTTGTTCATTAAGGCCAAGTGGATGAAGACAtggatatgtgtgtgtgtttgtgtttctgaaGGGGGGATTTGGTGCAGTCCCAACAGTAATGGTGCAGCGAAAAACATTCACTCCTGAACAGCTCTCACTGCAGTGTGGCTTCTTATGTAAAAGTCTTATGTAACAACATATCCCTCTGATATCATCCCTTCACATGAGAAAACTGCTGGAATGTGTGTATGTTTATGTGTGCACAGCTATTAACTGCCATGGTCTAAAGAATTAGTTAGCATTAGCTATGATGGCGCTGTAATTGGGTCATCTGGATTTAccctttaaaatgtgttttatctgtgtgtgtgtgtgtgtgtgtgtgagcagaaAATTAAACATTATGGCTGTATGCATAAGCAGAGCTGactgtgagtgtgtatgtgtgactAATGGTTGGATGGCCTAGTTTTCAAGACCTGATTCTCTGAATGAGAGAGATAGGGAACAGGGTCAAATGgagagaaacatgttttttatttttgtttttttttacaaaaaaaccccccaaaacaacaacaaaaaaaaaacactggcgTTACTATGCTACAGTGATGGTAAAACTATGATACTTTTGGTATACCatgatattttatattcataaatcacaatttttaaacagtatttttgTTTACTTCAAAGAATACCATTGTATTACCGGCATGTCCAAAAAAACATGGTGATGATATGTAAACAGTGCTTACAGTAGAATAAATGCATATACATGCTCGAATTAGATAGCAGATCTGGCAGTTGTGGCATAATGTGTTGGTGTATCAATGCTCAGTAATACAGCATGTGGCTGACGGAAGGGGGTGGTTTAACCTGATGATCCCTGAGATCATATTCTCATTAGCTCTCATCGCACCTGGGAGCCGGATGGGATACCCCAGGGCTCTATCCTCGGTTTGACACCCGCAGGGGCTTACAGGGCCTGTTTATTAAGCTCAGAATCTGTTCCAAAACCAGGACCAGAGGCATAATCATTAGTGTGGCAATTCGGTAGCCATGCTCATGGTATACCCTGGGTGTTTGGAAAACTCTTATGTTCACTAAagctgcttttatttgatcaaaaatacacttttttctattttaagtaagtaataaggtactcgaggctagtgctgtatcatgaataattCACGGCTGAAGGGTGTTGTTAGGCACGACGCGAAGCGTTACCACacaacggttaccacacaatccaaaaatatgtatcaatgcaactttcatgaagtaaactttcactaaaagcct
The nucleotide sequence above comes from Chanodichthys erythropterus isolate Z2021 chromosome 23, ASM2448905v1, whole genome shotgun sequence. Encoded proteins:
- the amer2 gene encoding APC membrane recruitment protein 2 translates to MEVQNECSEPPPCDPQPPGKLNKAAFKLFSKRKSGSSMPSIFSVRNKGESTGKAAGKTLELVRSKTHDGLITDTPSELDGHRKEESSSSDQLHAGTPDGVSNAPLRSSITKSFSFFSLLRRSSSRAGDGTTTVGRRGRGLKGLFSSMRWRRKPQVQEDSVEVAKEVKEGELILSPSSGSVETEKDMTLTLEPLPQVFEKTPLPGDAEKWKATSMQEFQGTNEVECGYSGPPLSQQHTVTEESPAPSPVRIQTGGLQHDKNIGSELLSSIPTCALTPPMEHSTADPQSEQSVDRLCSMFTDVTSLKSFDSLTGCGDIIADPEEDSGNGGSATSSGTGSSSGGCMGRRLSGAGTNSERCSPAKPPLPPQVSSLTSIHASCYIPAHQRPRAAPKKPQGSGVVAYMGGGEEMASPEGVDDADMQGLWHMLPQKVEDSPVLRRTEPVLHHAPTRLEKRPPQVKALGLSKIPVSGVSKMGKQQSSRPSPPPFDKELQDAPPSDEGYWDSPTPGPEDEDSTFLRRDSLLKDSCSGDALYDLYDPDSPSAAGSDDDVSSPTKSAGDLKMNLPSPKCSSSVTSSFRSMKGSTSLPRDSKIPISVRQTPPSHSSSQGALSSNLSPTSTTPPKKTDAPPRTRIPVSKVPVRRSGNKSTPTSQSRK